The Anaerolineae bacterium region AATGGTTAAATTTTTTTGACCGGCTGCCGCAGCACCGTTTTGAGTTTCTCCGGCGCTACCCGGCGCGGATCACTCAGATAGATCTCGTGATGTTTGCCGACCGGTTCGTAGCCATTTTCCGGCATGAATTCCCGGTGCATTTTGGCGATGGTAGGCGCTTCGTCGGTGTAAGAGCCGAGGTGCAAAATTTGCACGGAGAGGCCCTCGTGGTAGGTCTCCAGTCTGATTTTGGCCAGGGCGGGTAGCTCTTTTTTCTTTTTAACTTGCCGCACTGCCTGCTCAAACATGGCCGGGGTAATCCATTCCGGCTGCATTACCATCACGGTCCAAAGCCATTGATCCTTGTTCCCGCTGCTAAAGGCGGCCATATCTTCGGCCCACCACAGCCCCTCCAACGGCGGCACCACGTAATCCAGCCCCTTCCCTTTTTTGCTCATAAATTTGAGCGCGTAGGCTACGGCAAACAAGGCTTCCACTGCTTCTTGATATTCAGGAGCGGTGTTTGGGTCGCCGCGCCCGTCAATCATAAGGTATTGCATGGGTGGCACGTCAACCACCTCAAACTTTTTGGCCGACGGTTGGTATAAGTGTTTTAACTCTTTTTTAAAATCCAATTTTGTCATTTCAGCCTCCACTTGTTTGATAAATTTTTCAATCCAGGTCAGTTCAGCCTCAATTTTGGTCATGCTGTAATCAAACAGCGCATCCACAAAGTAAGGCAGAGGTTGTTGTTCTGTCCAGCGGGTTTGGATCTGGGCCAGTTGGTCGGTCAGAGCTTGGTGGTATTGCCGCAAAGCTGTTGTGGCCTGGTCGGGCGACAGGCCGGGCAGATTGCCTACCCCCAACAAAAAACTGGAGTAGCAAGGCTGAGGCTTTGCGAGTGCCTCAAACAGTGCGGACTGGAACGCCTCTGCGCCGGCTTGAGTGAGATGGAAGATTTTTCGCGCCGGCCCCCGGCCCTCTGTTTGTTCCGTTCTGCCTTCAATCAGGCCGTCCTTCTCCAATTTTTTCAACAGGAAATAGATGGAAGAAAAGCCAATTTCCGTCCATTGTCGCATGCCGCGCGCCTCGATAACTTGTTCGATTTCGTAACCGTGCCGGGGCTGCTCGGCGATCAAACTTAAAATAGCCAATTCTGTATTCGTCATTTGATATTACTCTAATACTAGAATATTATAATACTATACTATAATATCGCTTTTAGTGAAGTTTGTCAAGTGGTTTTAAGCAGTAAAGTTGAGCCGGTGGCAAAAGCAAGTTTTTACCGAGGGTGTTTGGATTGGTAAGAAGGTTTTTGGAGGAACCGTTTGGTTTTGGTTGGTCAGGATACCGTCAATTGGATGGCCTCTGCCGGGCATTGTCGCACGCACGCGCCGCAGGCAATGCAAAGATGCGCGTTGTGAAATTCAGCGATACGGGTTTGGGGGTTGGGTGTCCAGCAGCCAATGGGGCACACCTCGTAACACTGCCAGGCCCCCGTGCATTTGGCCGGGTCGAATTGGATGTGCAAATAGCGTAATTTTTGCACATTTTGCCATTCGTCGGCCAGCATTTTTTTGATGTCCATTATCTCAACTCCATCCTGGCATTTGGCCGGCGCCATACGCCGCCAGGGTGGCCAGGCCCACCAAACCTTCAATACTCCAATTAGCCTGTTCGCCGCGCATCAGGGGACTCATCCCCTGATATTCCCCGCCAATGAAAAAGGCCAAAAAGCCCAGGCCCAACGACCAGTTGAACAATGGGGCCGGTGATAAGTGCCCCCATCCAAGCGACCACACCCACAGCCCCAACAGCGTTAGCCCGGCCAAGGTGATGCCTTTGCCCAGCCCGTCCCGTCCCGGCAGCCAGGGCAGAAAAATGCCGTAAAAATAACTAAGCCCGGCCATTATGCCCAGGAGAACCGGCGTATAGGGACGCCAAAAGATCAGGCATAAAACGGCAAAAACAAGGCCATACAGGGCCAACATCACGGTGGTCATTTCTAGCCGGTCTTTCAGGGGAAATTGCACGTGACGCATAGTCTCACTTTTTTTGCGACCGGCCCGTAGATAAGCGGGAATGTCTTGCGCCCGAACCGGCCCCCAATGCACCCCCCAGCCGGTCTCCTGCCGAATTTGCCGGCCGTCAATCCCATTGGCGCATAGTTGCGGTAAAATCAAAGCATGATGGTCAACCGCCGCTATCACGCCGCTGGTTTTGAGAGCAGCTATCACCTCTTCGGCAGTGAAGTAACCGCCGCCTGCGGCGCACCAGACATTGATCCCCCGGCTGTTGGCCAGCACCAGCCAGCAATCTACCCGGCCGTCTAACGCGCCTACCAGACGGCGCACCGTCAATTCGTAATTGCCGGTGACCAGCACCGGCGATTTTCGATCCGGGCGACCAATGCGATACAGGCCGGTAGCGATTTTGGGATAAGGAGGAATGAAGCGGTTGAGAAGGCTCCAACCATCAAGTAGCAGGGTGTTAGGCGTAACTCGATGGCTAAGTTGGGGATAGGCTGGCCACAAAGTTTGGATTTCCGCAGGCATGGTGATGGGCCGGGCGCTGATGAGTTGCAAACTCCCGCCCAGGCGCGATTCAACCACTGTGGCCACAAAACCGGCTTCAGTCAAGGTTCGGCCAAAGTGGTGGAGCGGTGTAGTAGTGGCGCGGGTCAGCAGCCAGGTCAGAATTACCAGGGGCAGGCGTACCCCCCAAAAGGCCAACCGTCTCCAGAGCCCGTCGGGTATCATTTCATCGGCGATGAGCAGGCGGCCATCAGGCGCGAGAAGATGGGCGGCTGCGCGTAACACATAGCCCTGCACTTCAGGCGGGAACTCGCTGAAGGCCAGGGTGCTGACGATAACGTCAAAGCTATGCGGCTGAAAGTGGTCGGCCAGTTTTGTGGCGTCAAGGTGGTGAAATTCAATGGCTTCCGCCAGCCCGGCTTCGGCTGCTTTTGTTTCCGCTTCGGCCAGCATCCCCGGCGAAGCATCAATCGCCGTTACGCGCGCGCCCTGCGTGGCCATTAAAACCGAAAGTACCCCGGTGCCGCAGCCAATTTCCAGCACCCGCAGGTCGGTTTTTCCTCCGGCCCAAATGTAATCAGCCGCAATGCGCTCCTTGAGTGGCTGCAAACGGCCCAGCGTGAGTAGCTGAATGCCCCGGTCGTAAGCGCGGGGAGTGGTTTCGAGCCATTGCATAAAGACGGTGGCCATGGATTACTCCTTTGTAAATGGCAAATATGCAAATCGTAAATTAGCAGAATCATGGGTATGCGTAACTGGCGTTTTCTTTTTTATCAGTGAGAAAATGCCCTACATTTTCATTTACGTTTCAAAAAAGGAAAAGATAAGAGTTACGCAGTTGGGCGTTTAAATGTCATTTCGAGGAGCTTGCGACGAGAAATCTCTAATATGGCCGTTTGCAAACGAACTTCTCAGGGATTTCTCGCTTATTCTTCACTCGAAATGATATGGGGTGTGTTTCATTTGAGTTGAGACTACCCCGGAGTGCGGAATTTATTCCGCTTTTTGGCAGAGGCAGAATGAATTCTGCACTCCTTCAACTGATTTGAAATACACCCAAATGATATGAACTGCGTAGTTCCAAAAAGTATCACTTCAATTTGCTTGACCTTTTACCGAATTATGTTATCCTTTGATGTATTATACATTAATCCCCGGATTTTGGGAGCCGAGGTGAAAGCAAAACAATAATCCCTAAACCCTCTCGTTTGGTTCTGACCTGTCCGGGTTAGGTGTGGGTGATGAAAAAAGACCATATTCCCAATAGCTATTTTGAAATCATCGAAGCCTGCGCCGAACCGGGCTGTCCCTTCTGCCGGTTGGTGGAAGAGATCGGTTTTCGTTTTCTGATGGCCAGCATGCACGGCACAGCCACCGACCCGGACATGCGGCTCCAGTTTCGGGCGTCGTTAGGGTTTTGTAATCGGCATGCCTGGCTGCTGCCCCAAACCGGCGGAGGCGCCCGGTTGGGCATTGCCATCATCTACCAGGATTTTATTCGGCAGGTGGAAAAAGAGTTAAGCAGAGCCGGCTATGATAGCCCCAGGAGCGTCTCCCTGAGCCAGATGCAAGAAACCCTGAACCGCAAAAGGCCAAGCGCCGCCACGCAAACCGTGGTCAAGAATCTTCAGCCGGAGAAACCATGCCCGGCTTGTTTGCAAGAAGCTGAGTTGGAAACATTGGCCATAACCACGCTGGTGGATTTGTTGACCACAGACGAAAAAATGCTCAAGGCTTTCAAATCGTCCGATGGCCTCTGTTTATATCACCTGCGCCGCGCCCTGGAATTGGTAAGAGACAAAGCCACTTTTGAAACTTTGCTGGAAATCACCAGGGAAAAACTGGTCAAGCTGCAAGCGGAACTCGATGAGTTCATTCGTAAGCACGACCACCGCTTTCAGCACGAAAAGTTTGAGGCCGAGGGCGATAGCTGGCAGCGGGCCATTATCCAAATAGCGGGCTCTCCTCGCACTGAGCCGGGCAAAATGAAACTAAAATAGGTTCTTTTTTGATGAGTTTGTTACAGCCAAACCATAAGGCCATTCATTTTGACATTCTAACCCTCTTTCCGGAAATGTTTGCCGGGGTTTTTGACGCCACCATTATTGGGCGGGCGCGCCAGGCCGGGCAGGTGACAATAACCCTCCATAATATCCGCGATTATGCCCCCGGCAAACACCACGTCACCGACGATACCCCCTATGGCGGCGGCGGTGGTATGGTTATGAAACCGGAACCTATTTTTAATGCGGTTGAGGCAATTTTGGGCATTAACATCCCCAATGAGGGGTATTTGCCATTGATGGCCCAGGGTTATCCGCCCCTTATTTTGTTGACCCCCCAGGGACGCCTGCTCAAGCAAACAATGGCCCGCGAATGGGCGAGGTATGCCCGGCTTGTTTTGATTTGCGGCCGCTACGAGGGGGTTGACGAGCGGGTGCGGCAATACCTGGTTACTCACGAAATCTCTATTGGCGATTATGTGCTTTCCGGCGGCGAGATTGCGGCCATGGTGCTGGTTGACGTGTTGACCCGCCTTGTGCCGGGGGTATTGGGCGATGCCGAGGCCCCCAACAAGGATTCTCATTCGGCGGGATTGTTGGAACACCCTCACTACACCCGCCCGGC contains the following coding sequences:
- a CDS encoding GyrI-like domain-containing protein, translating into MTNTELAILSLIAEQPRHGYEIEQVIEARGMRQWTEIGFSSIYFLLKKLEKDGLIEGRTEQTEGRGPARKIFHLTQAGAEAFQSALFEALAKPQPCYSSFLLGVGNLPGLSPDQATTALRQYHQALTDQLAQIQTRWTEQQPLPYFVDALFDYSMTKIEAELTWIEKFIKQVEAEMTKLDFKKELKHLYQPSAKKFEVVDVPPMQYLMIDGRGDPNTAPEYQEAVEALFAVAYALKFMSKKGKGLDYVVPPLEGLWWAEDMAAFSSGNKDQWLWTVMVMQPEWITPAMFEQAVRQVKKKKELPALAKIRLETYHEGLSVQILHLGSYTDEAPTIAKMHREFMPENGYEPVGKHHEIYLSDPRRVAPEKLKTVLRQPVKKI
- a CDS encoding ferredoxin family protein, with the protein product MDIKKMLADEWQNVQKLRYLHIQFDPAKCTGAWQCYEVCPIGCWTPNPQTRIAEFHNAHLCIACGACVRQCPAEAIQLTVS
- a CDS encoding methyltransferase domain-containing protein, with amino-acid sequence MATVFMQWLETTPRAYDRGIQLLTLGRLQPLKERIAADYIWAGGKTDLRVLEIGCGTGVLSVLMATQGARVTAIDASPGMLAEAETKAAEAGLAEAIEFHHLDATKLADHFQPHSFDVIVSTLAFSEFPPEVQGYVLRAAAHLLAPDGRLLIADEMIPDGLWRRLAFWGVRLPLVILTWLLTRATTTPLHHFGRTLTEAGFVATVVESRLGGSLQLISARPITMPAEIQTLWPAYPQLSHRVTPNTLLLDGWSLLNRFIPPYPKIATGLYRIGRPDRKSPVLVTGNYELTVRRLVGALDGRVDCWLVLANSRGINVWCAAGGGYFTAEEVIAALKTSGVIAAVDHHALILPQLCANGIDGRQIRQETGWGVHWGPVRAQDIPAYLRAGRKKSETMRHVQFPLKDRLEMTTVMLALYGLVFAVLCLIFWRPYTPVLLGIMAGLSYFYGIFLPWLPGRDGLGKGITLAGLTLLGLWVWSLGWGHLSPAPLFNWSLGLGFLAFFIGGEYQGMSPLMRGEQANWSIEGLVGLATLAAYGAGQMPGWS
- the trmD gene encoding tRNA (guanosine(37)-N1)-methyltransferase TrmD, with protein sequence MHFDILTLFPEMFAGVFDATIIGRARQAGQVTITLHNIRDYAPGKHHVTDDTPYGGGGGMVMKPEPIFNAVEAILGINIPNEGYLPLMAQGYPPLILLTPQGRLLKQTMAREWARYARLVLICGRYEGVDERVRQYLVTHEISIGDYVLSGGEIAAMVLVDVLTRLVPGVLGDAEAPNKDSHSAGLLEHPHYTRPAEYRGYSVPDILVSGHHANVRKWQRQQSLARTLARRPDLLATAALNEADRAYLADLGYDFSNSHLDLSDS